The Streptomyces albofaciens JCM 4342 genome has a segment encoding these proteins:
- a CDS encoding SDR family oxidoreductase, whose product MEPVTLITGGSTGIGAETARRLLTRGHRVTVTARRAERLAEFADSTGAAKDQLMTLPGDTADAEHVRRAVDLTVQSWGQLDNVVVSAGFSLPGTLADHVPEAMRSMILTNVLGPALVVQAALPHLKDTKGRLVLVGSVAGVKNTPGNLYSVTKWAVHALAENTRLMATPDGVGVTLVAPGMVDTPFWENRGGRPNAPVMTAGQIADCVLFALDQPEGMDINHIQMRPIGQVN is encoded by the coding sequence ATGGAACCCGTCACGCTGATCACCGGTGGCTCCACCGGAATCGGCGCCGAAACCGCGCGCCGGCTCCTCACGCGGGGACACCGGGTGACCGTCACGGCCCGCCGCGCCGAACGGCTGGCGGAGTTCGCCGACAGTACCGGCGCGGCGAAGGACCAGCTCATGACGCTACCCGGGGACACCGCCGACGCCGAGCACGTGCGCCGGGCCGTCGACCTGACCGTGCAGTCCTGGGGGCAGCTGGACAACGTCGTCGTCAGCGCCGGATTCTCCCTCCCGGGCACGCTTGCCGACCACGTGCCAGAGGCGATGCGTTCGATGATCCTCACGAACGTCCTCGGGCCCGCGCTCGTCGTCCAGGCGGCCCTGCCGCATCTGAAGGACACCAAGGGGCGGCTGGTTCTGGTCGGTTCGGTGGCAGGCGTGAAGAACACGCCCGGCAACCTCTACTCGGTCACCAAGTGGGCCGTGCACGCCCTAGCGGAGAACACCCGGCTCATGGCCACCCCCGACGGAGTGGGCGTCACCCTGGTGGCGCCGGGCATGGTCGACACCCCCTTCTGGGAGAACCGCGGCGGACGTCCCAACGCGCCGGTCATGACCGCCGGGCAGATCGCCGACTGCGTCCTGTTCGCCCTGGACCAGCCGGAGGGAATGGACATCAACCACATCCAGATGCGCCCCATCGGCCAGGTCAACTAG
- a CDS encoding VOC family protein, with translation MSDFYHVCFTVPRLEAAMRDLTTAAAVQWSEPVEASIGEWDYRIVFTAGGAPYIELIEAPPGGPWGDTSRPGFHHLGWWTSDITSGTDRLSAAGFPQTFSGCPFGRPFAYHRLASLGGHVELVGLGRQSAFIDTWNPGGDPMPAINEEAYPWNPSR, from the coding sequence ATGAGCGACTTCTACCACGTCTGTTTCACCGTCCCGCGCCTGGAGGCGGCGATGCGGGACCTGACCACGGCGGCAGCCGTCCAGTGGAGCGAGCCGGTCGAGGCATCGATCGGTGAGTGGGACTACCGGATCGTGTTCACCGCCGGCGGTGCGCCGTACATCGAGCTGATCGAGGCCCCGCCCGGCGGCCCCTGGGGTGACACGAGCCGGCCCGGATTTCACCACCTGGGGTGGTGGACCTCCGACATCACGTCCGGTACGGACAGGCTCTCCGCGGCCGGCTTTCCGCAGACGTTCAGTGGCTGTCCCTTCGGGCGGCCGTTCGCCTACCACCGCCTCGCCAGTCTCGGCGGGCACGTCGAACTGGTCGGACTCGGCCGCCAGTCCGCCTTCATCGACACCTGGAACCCCGGCGGAGACCCGATGCCCGCCATCAACGAGGAGGCATACCCATGGAACCCGTCACGCTGA
- a CDS encoding MFS transporter → MTRKRGTFPLGGLLALATAGFLTMLTETVPAGLLGDVGRGLDVSEAQAGQLLTVYAAGSVIAAIPLTSLTRGLPRRPLLVATVAVVALVNILTAVSDSYALTMATRLVAGMGAGVQWAMIAGYAMRLVDEPVKGRALAVSMAGVPTALAFGVPVGTYAGDLLGWRYTFAVMGGLALLVALWIHTTVRPFPGEEAATRMPLRRVFLLPGLVAILASALLFEVGHMNLYTYVDPYLRRAGLGDAVSPVLLAFGVAAMAGLFAAGAFIDRNLRAVVIGTLGLFAACMALFGLLGTEAWPVVVVMFGWGSALGLAPTMFQAASARAAGPAADVAQSMIVTVLNAGMSIGSVTGGVALGFGGVAVLPWISCAVFVLAAAIAVGARRNAFPAPVTARAAQPETERENVA, encoded by the coding sequence GTGACACGTAAACGTGGCACCTTTCCATTAGGTGGTCTGCTGGCCCTGGCCACTGCCGGGTTCCTGACCATGCTGACCGAAACCGTCCCCGCCGGTCTCCTGGGTGATGTCGGTCGCGGACTCGATGTCTCCGAGGCCCAGGCCGGTCAGCTCCTGACCGTCTACGCCGCCGGGTCCGTCATCGCCGCCATACCCCTGACCTCGCTCACGCGTGGTCTGCCCCGGCGGCCCCTGCTCGTGGCCACCGTCGCCGTCGTGGCCCTGGTCAACATCCTCACCGCCGTATCCGACTCCTACGCGCTGACCATGGCCACCCGGCTCGTCGCCGGTATGGGGGCGGGGGTCCAGTGGGCCATGATCGCCGGATACGCCATGCGGCTGGTCGACGAGCCGGTCAAGGGCCGGGCCCTGGCCGTCTCCATGGCCGGCGTGCCCACCGCCCTGGCCTTCGGCGTCCCCGTGGGAACGTACGCCGGAGATCTTCTCGGCTGGCGCTACACCTTCGCCGTCATGGGCGGACTCGCCCTCCTCGTCGCCCTGTGGATCCACACCACCGTGCGCCCCTTCCCGGGCGAGGAGGCCGCCACCCGCATGCCCCTGCGCCGCGTCTTCCTGCTGCCGGGCCTGGTGGCCATCCTGGCCTCCGCCCTGCTGTTCGAGGTCGGCCACATGAACCTTTACACCTATGTCGACCCCTACCTGCGGCGCGCCGGTCTCGGAGACGCGGTGAGCCCGGTTCTGCTCGCGTTCGGCGTCGCCGCCATGGCGGGGCTGTTCGCCGCCGGAGCGTTCATCGACAGAAACCTCCGTGCCGTCGTCATCGGTACGCTCGGCCTGTTCGCCGCCTGTATGGCCCTGTTCGGCCTGCTCGGAACCGAGGCGTGGCCGGTCGTCGTCGTGATGTTCGGCTGGGGATCGGCCCTCGGTCTCGCCCCGACCATGTTCCAGGCCGCGTCCGCCCGCGCCGCCGGACCGGCTGCCGACGTCGCCCAGTCGATGATCGTCACCGTGCTGAACGCGGGCATGTCCATCGGCTCCGTCACCGGCGGTGTCGCTCTGGGCTTCGGCGGCGTGGCCGTCCTGCCGTGGATCTCGTGCGCCGTCTTCGTGCTGGCGGCCGCCATCGCGGTGGGCGCGCGTCGCAACGCCTTCCCCGCACCGGTCACGGCACGCGCGGCGCAGCCGGAAACCGAGCGGGAGAATGTGGCATGA
- a CDS encoding ferritin-like domain-containing protein, producing the protein MAAQVTPVFLRDISWIRGALQTAVALEHSTMPLYCAAMYSLEVQNYPSYNTIRSVLMEEMVHMAIAANMVAALGGTPRIATLDPVYATRGLPGGVAPDLPVILAQLSPRSLENFMRLEAPDYLLDSRQRAAVYPTIGAFYDAIREAVDNHKDALRRAVEQGGPSNQIGGNLGYLTFEPAEGVDPVEKFHAGLDLITEQGEGRGTGTVEAGEDFQREGSHYARFAELRYGRRYLAPEAGAEITRENEAAFFQGEEIVWPVVINTLAVPSDGYAAVLAEDPDAAEVRKELERFDNAYTEMMACLDRAWNGPAETWWPSLGAAVTQMDQMRVSSCFTIMRHRVPAQVIGRLEELYPRQYKALARYTELSRPVFYGPRFINNNGVR; encoded by the coding sequence GTGGCTGCCCAGGTGACGCCCGTCTTCCTGCGCGACATCAGCTGGATTCGCGGAGCCCTCCAGACCGCTGTGGCACTGGAGCACTCCACCATGCCGCTGTACTGCGCGGCCATGTATTCCCTGGAGGTACAGAACTACCCCTCCTACAACACCATTCGCTCGGTGCTGATGGAAGAGATGGTCCACATGGCCATCGCCGCCAACATGGTTGCCGCCCTGGGCGGCACACCGCGCATCGCCACCCTGGACCCGGTTTACGCCACCCGCGGTCTTCCCGGCGGCGTGGCACCCGACCTGCCGGTCATCCTCGCGCAGCTCTCCCCGCGTTCGCTGGAGAACTTCATGCGTCTGGAGGCGCCGGACTATCTGCTCGACTCCCGGCAGCGCGCCGCGGTCTACCCGACCATCGGCGCCTTTTACGACGCGATCCGCGAGGCGGTCGACAACCACAAGGACGCCCTGCGGCGTGCCGTCGAACAAGGCGGGCCGTCCAATCAGATCGGTGGCAATCTCGGCTACCTCACCTTCGAGCCGGCCGAGGGCGTCGATCCCGTGGAGAAGTTCCACGCCGGGCTCGATCTCATCACCGAACAGGGCGAGGGCCGGGGAACCGGAACCGTGGAAGCCGGTGAGGACTTCCAGCGGGAGGGGTCCCACTACGCCCGCTTCGCCGAACTGCGGTACGGCCGGCGTTATCTCGCTCCCGAAGCGGGCGCCGAGATCACGCGGGAGAACGAGGCCGCCTTCTTCCAGGGTGAAGAGATCGTGTGGCCGGTGGTCATCAATACCCTCGCGGTCCCCTCCGACGGCTATGCGGCCGTACTGGCCGAAGACCCGGACGCGGCGGAGGTCCGTAAGGAACTGGAAAGGTTCGACAACGCCTACACCGAAATGATGGCCTGTCTCGACCGCGCGTGGAACGGCCCGGCGGAAACCTGGTGGCCATCCCTGGGGGCAGCGGTGACGCAGATGGACCAGATGCGGGTGAGTTCGTGTTTCACCATCATGCGCCACCGGGTGCCCGCGCAGGTCATCGGCCGCCTCGAAGAGCTTTACCCGCGTCAGTACAAGGCGCTTGCGCGATATACCGAGCTGAGTCGGCCGGTTTTCTACGGACCCCGCTTCATCAACAACAACGGCGTCCGCTGA
- a CDS encoding DJ-1/PfpI family protein, whose protein sequence is MRERRTAPEARTPGIRTTQIDSIGVLGYESVSEQDCLTPTEIFKGTAMVLNGSIAPWQREAAPRDLSVRLVALEPGVIKMQMGTNVVPDGVLSEDDLFDIFYIPGGVGSAALLSDERVQEAIRRHHEAGKVIAANCSGVGALTRSGIINGEILTSVAAIARGMRNEGFNVPENRRMWYGDPVSRIWTFTGSYGINGGAVALVAHYFGREVGTIVSMMFDTYGGIGDAIFEETGPEFYHHPELEEAFQNLFEPMLYPARTDDEL, encoded by the coding sequence ATGCGCGAACGCCGGACCGCTCCGGAGGCCCGGACGCCGGGAATCCGCACCACTCAGATCGACTCCATCGGTGTCCTGGGATACGAATCGGTCTCCGAACAGGACTGCCTCACCCCCACCGAGATCTTCAAGGGCACCGCGATGGTCCTCAACGGCTCCATCGCCCCCTGGCAGCGGGAAGCGGCTCCCCGGGACCTGAGCGTGCGTCTGGTCGCCCTGGAACCCGGCGTGATCAAGATGCAGATGGGCACCAACGTCGTTCCCGACGGCGTCCTCTCGGAGGACGACCTGTTCGACATCTTCTATATCCCCGGCGGCGTCGGCTCGGCCGCACTGCTGTCCGACGAGCGCGTCCAGGAGGCCATTCGGCGCCATCACGAGGCCGGCAAGGTGATCGCCGCCAACTGCTCGGGCGTCGGGGCGCTGACCCGCTCCGGCATCATCAACGGAGAGATCCTCACCTCCGTCGCCGCCATCGCCCGCGGTATGCGCAACGAGGGCTTCAACGTGCCGGAGAACCGGCGCATGTGGTACGGCGACCCGGTCTCCCGCATCTGGACCTTCACCGGCTCCTACGGCATCAACGGCGGCGCGGTCGCCCTGGTCGCCCACTATTTCGGCCGGGAGGTCGGCACCATCGTCTCGATGATGTTCGACACCTACGGCGGCATCGGGGATGCGATTTTCGAGGAGACCGGCCCGGAGTTCTACCACCACCCGGAGCTGGAGGAGGCGTTCCAGAACCTCTTCGAACCGATGCTGTACCCGGCCAGGACCGACGACGAGCTGTGA
- a CDS encoding cupin domain-containing protein, translating to MSELTHRPMAAQIHERITRIDPGPRDFSALSEVVRKGSRIGNERLDGDDHLNEVIPKPWGMEFRIYVDDFIDVWNLKIDEDQATSMHVHPRKLTYLLCLAGQGVTDTLTDQYPVGAGSILRIGGGAFHSTRSLGPGPLWLAELEAPRNKFDLIRLRDHYSRENTAYETEHADVPELPAKPVSYLPQARLRERSPGGEFAFSIRAGADIFYRRRAADLFHVPLGLTGVVTGEIDVLAPARADDRRPALDQYYLSLVLA from the coding sequence ATGTCCGAGTTGACGCACCGCCCAATGGCGGCCCAGATCCACGAACGCATCACCCGGATAGATCCGGGTCCGCGTGACTTCTCCGCACTCAGCGAGGTCGTCCGCAAGGGAAGCCGTATCGGCAACGAACGTCTCGACGGCGACGACCATCTCAACGAAGTGATCCCCAAGCCCTGGGGCATGGAGTTCCGGATCTACGTGGACGACTTCATCGACGTGTGGAATCTGAAAATCGACGAGGATCAGGCCACCTCGATGCATGTCCACCCGCGCAAGCTCACCTACCTGCTCTGCCTGGCCGGTCAGGGAGTCACCGACACCCTCACCGACCAGTACCCGGTAGGCGCCGGATCGATCCTGCGGATCGGAGGCGGCGCCTTCCACTCGACCCGCAGCCTGGGCCCCGGCCCGCTGTGGCTGGCCGAACTCGAAGCCCCCCGCAACAAGTTCGACCTGATCCGGCTGCGCGACCACTACAGCCGGGAGAACACCGCGTACGAGACCGAACACGCCGACGTGCCCGAACTCCCGGCCAAGCCGGTCTCCTACCTGCCCCAGGCCCGACTGCGCGAGCGGTCCCCCGGCGGCGAGTTCGCCTTCTCCATCCGCGCCGGCGCCGACATCTTCTACCGTCGCCGGGCAGCGGACCTCTTCCACGTACCGCTGGGCCTGACCGGCGTGGTCACCGGTGAGATCGACGTTCTCGCCCCCGCCAGGGCAGACGACCGGCGCCCGGCGCTGGATCAGTACTACCTCTCCCTCGTCCTCGCCTGA
- a CDS encoding type 1 glutamine amidotransferase domain-containing protein, with the protein MPHAVIVTGPGFQDHDVVYTYYRFIEEGWHVDVATKNGADVIGKYGVPLPMDKTAKPLVAFDRLDADTYDAVILTGGHEAPDRVRQDPHVLAFVRAMDAAEKVVAGLCHGPWIMVSAGVLKGRTACAYIGLRDDVINAGANVVDSDVIVDGHIITCSYYAYVGRFMREVFATVGAKHPDRARTAS; encoded by the coding sequence ATGCCCCACGCGGTGATCGTCACCGGGCCCGGATTCCAGGACCACGACGTCGTCTACACCTACTACCGGTTCATCGAAGAGGGCTGGCACGTCGATGTCGCCACCAAGAACGGCGCCGATGTCATCGGCAAGTACGGCGTCCCGCTGCCGATGGACAAGACCGCCAAGCCGCTGGTCGCCTTCGACCGGCTCGATGCCGACACCTACGACGCGGTCATCCTGACCGGTGGCCACGAGGCTCCCGACCGGGTCCGCCAGGACCCCCACGTCCTGGCATTCGTGCGCGCCATGGACGCCGCCGAGAAGGTCGTCGCCGGCCTGTGTCACGGCCCCTGGATCATGGTCTCCGCCGGTGTTCTCAAGGGACGTACCGCCTGCGCCTACATCGGCCTCCGCGACGACGTGATCAATGCGGGCGCGAACGTGGTCGATTCCGATGTGATCGTGGACGGCCACATCATCACCTGCTCCTACTACGCCTACGTGGGCCGGTTCATGCGGGAGGTCTTCGCCACCGTCGGCGCGAAGCACCCGGACCGGGCCCGGACGGCGAGCTGA
- a CDS encoding HAD family hydrolase, protein MLVLDFDGVIADAFLECALVTYYAEHDPEQLAVRPVRELADALPKSFLDRFRTVRKYARLLEDFMAARDPAAEAIRSTADHEALLARLPPRKLAALASGASAVRAALRTVQPGPWLDMHTLYPGVHDLLHRHRGRGTSIVTAKDAASVWEILAHHRLENTVVEVVGDCSDKRSAVLALAAADGLPNDAVTFVDDHITNALAVRDTGARSLWAWWGYHTDEHIERAVARGQRRIYLPELAALTA, encoded by the coding sequence TTGCTGGTACTCGACTTCGACGGCGTCATCGCCGACGCGTTCCTCGAATGCGCCCTGGTCACCTACTACGCCGAGCACGATCCCGAGCAGCTGGCCGTCCGGCCGGTCCGGGAACTGGCCGACGCGCTGCCCAAGAGCTTCCTGGACCGCTTCCGCACCGTACGGAAGTACGCACGGCTGCTGGAAGACTTCATGGCGGCCCGCGATCCGGCCGCCGAGGCCATCCGCAGCACGGCCGATCACGAAGCGCTGCTGGCCCGCCTGCCGCCCAGGAAGCTCGCCGCCCTCGCCTCGGGGGCGAGCGCCGTCCGGGCCGCGCTGCGTACGGTGCAGCCAGGCCCCTGGCTGGACATGCACACCCTCTACCCAGGCGTACACGACCTGCTGCACCGGCATCGTGGACGCGGCACGTCGATCGTCACCGCGAAGGACGCCGCCTCCGTGTGGGAGATCCTGGCGCACCACCGGTTGGAGAACACCGTGGTCGAAGTGGTCGGTGACTGCTCCGACAAGCGCTCGGCCGTCCTCGCCCTGGCCGCCGCCGACGGCCTGCCGAACGACGCGGTGACCTTCGTCGACGATCACATCACCAACGCGCTCGCGGTACGCGACACCGGCGCCCGCTCCCTGTGGGCCTGGTGGGGCTATCACACCGATGAGCACATCGAACGCGCCGTCGCCCGCGGGCAACGACGCATCTACCTGCCCGAACTGGCCGCCCTCACAGCCTGA
- a CDS encoding type 1 glutamine amidotransferase domain-containing protein — protein MPKVLFALTSHDRLGDTGRRTGFYVPEIAYPAEVFTAAGWDVGVVSVQGGEAPRDGVKEGDTVSAAFLAAYADELKNTPSANQLDPADYDVIYFVGGHGTMWDFPGATDLAALTSAIYSRGGVVAAVCHGPAGLLSADLDDGSPIVQGKQVAAFTNEEEAAVGLDDVVPFALETALIEKGAKITKAENFAAHAVADGRLVTGQNPASATRVAELAILQATPA, from the coding sequence ATGCCGAAGGTTCTCTTCGCTCTGACCTCCCACGACCGGCTCGGCGACACCGGCCGGCGCACCGGCTTCTATGTGCCCGAGATCGCCTACCCTGCTGAGGTGTTCACCGCGGCCGGGTGGGACGTGGGCGTGGTATCCGTCCAGGGCGGTGAAGCCCCCCGGGACGGTGTCAAGGAGGGCGACACCGTCTCCGCCGCGTTCCTCGCCGCCTACGCCGACGAGCTGAAGAACACCCCCTCCGCCAACCAGCTCGATCCGGCCGACTACGACGTCATCTACTTCGTCGGCGGCCACGGGACCATGTGGGACTTCCCCGGCGCCACCGACCTCGCCGCGCTGACCTCCGCGATCTACTCGCGCGGCGGTGTGGTCGCGGCCGTCTGCCACGGCCCGGCCGGCCTGCTCTCGGCCGATCTGGACGACGGCAGCCCGATCGTGCAGGGCAAGCAGGTCGCCGCCTTCACGAACGAGGAGGAAGCCGCCGTGGGCCTCGACGACGTGGTCCCGTTCGCGCTGGAGACCGCGCTGATCGAGAAGGGCGCGAAGATAACCAAAGCGGAGAATTTCGCCGCGCACGCGGTCGCCGACGGCCGTTTGGTGACCGGTCAGAATCCGGCCTCGGCCACCAGGGTCGCCGAGCTGGCCATTCTCCAGGCCACCCCGGCCTGA
- a CDS encoding LysR family transcriptional regulator produces MDHAERRAAFPAGNGGPDDMQLGWLQTFIAVYHTGSFTKAARLLGITQPAVTQHIRGLEAELGKPLFDRTPQGAEPTVDGKALAHDIETPITQINAAVGRYLDQTSSNRPVHIGGPAELVTARVLPSISPLIASGIDVRISLGESPELLAALKNGQLDIAISTIQPRCRGVEGLPLTDEEFALVASPRIADSLPAGLAAADFTRALEKVPLIAYADTVPIIRRYWRTVFEIPPPAHPAVVVPDLRAVVAAVVADAGFSVVPTYLCARELTGGQLVTLLDPEVPPINTFYLATRSGSQYDARLSRLYDLLAEEGRQWKMTAQE; encoded by the coding sequence ATGGACCACGCTGAACGGCGCGCAGCCTTCCCCGCCGGCAACGGGGGGCCGGACGACATGCAACTGGGTTGGTTACAAACCTTCATAGCCGTTTACCACACCGGATCATTCACCAAGGCGGCGCGGCTTCTCGGTATCACGCAGCCGGCTGTCACCCAGCACATCAGAGGTCTGGAAGCCGAGCTCGGTAAGCCGCTGTTCGACCGGACTCCACAGGGAGCCGAACCCACGGTCGACGGCAAAGCCCTGGCGCACGACATCGAAACCCCCATCACCCAGATCAACGCGGCCGTCGGCCGGTATCTGGACCAGACGTCGAGCAACCGCCCCGTGCATATCGGAGGGCCCGCGGAGCTGGTCACCGCCCGCGTGCTTCCCTCGATCAGCCCGCTCATCGCCTCCGGCATCGACGTACGCATCAGCCTCGGAGAATCGCCCGAACTGCTCGCTGCCCTGAAGAACGGTCAGCTGGACATCGCCATCTCCACCATCCAGCCCCGCTGCCGCGGCGTGGAGGGCCTGCCGCTGACCGACGAAGAGTTCGCTCTCGTGGCCTCGCCCCGCATCGCCGACAGCCTGCCTGCGGGACTGGCCGCCGCGGATTTCACCCGGGCGCTGGAGAAGGTCCCGCTGATCGCCTATGCCGATACCGTGCCGATCATACGCCGCTATTGGCGGACGGTATTCGAGATTCCGCCGCCGGCCCACCCGGCCGTTGTCGTACCCGACCTGCGTGCCGTCGTCGCCGCCGTCGTGGCGGACGCCGGTTTCTCCGTTGTCCCCACCTATCTGTGCGCCCGTGAACTGACGGGCGGGCAACTGGTGACGCTGCTGGACCCGGAGGTACCGCCGATCAATACGTTCTATCTCGCGACGCGTTCCGGCTCGCAGTACGACGCCCGCCTGTCCAGGCTCTACGACCTGCTGGCGGAAGAGGGGCGCCAATGGAAGATGACGGCCCAGGAATAA
- a CDS encoding sensor histidine kinase, which translates to MTAVEALAERAPLPVAVDVPAQRWPQEAQLALYYVVTEGLANVYRHAGASRAEIRITHFRGKLILELSDDGRGGAGLMARTGLRGLQDRVGALGGTLVLYSPRDAGTRLTVELPCA; encoded by the coding sequence GTGACCGCGGTGGAAGCACTGGCCGAGCGGGCGCCGCTGCCGGTGGCGGTGGACGTTCCCGCTCAACGGTGGCCGCAGGAGGCCCAGCTGGCCCTGTACTACGTCGTCACTGAGGGGTTGGCGAACGTATACCGGCACGCCGGCGCCTCCCGTGCCGAAATCCGCATTACCCACTTCCGGGGCAAGCTCATCCTCGAACTCTCGGACGACGGCCGTGGTGGTGCCGGCCTCATGGCCCGAACGGGTCTGCGCGGACTCCAGGACCGGGTCGGTGCACTCGGCGGCACCCTGGTGCTGTACAGCCCCCGGGATGCGGGGACCCGGCTCACAGTGGAGCTGCCGTGCGCGTGA
- a CDS encoding lasso peptide biosynthesis protein — translation MTARATADWAFLLWGDEAAGPVPRTPASARLTAAVRTARALRALDRRGWGVAQTLLRDLRPATGAHRGLPEATAVRLARRELPRCQLVVRLAAPEALCLARSFALAVHLSVLGLPAETVIARQRSSIGARFAFHSWTELYGEVLNDVPVVQSGHTVLQRVGCTALQRVGCTALRRPD, via the coding sequence GTGACGGCCCGGGCGACCGCGGACTGGGCCTTCCTGCTCTGGGGGGACGAGGCGGCCGGGCCCGTGCCCCGTACGCCTGCTTCGGCACGGCTGACCGCCGCCGTGCGCACCGCGCGGGCGCTACGGGCCTTGGACCGGCGCGGTTGGGGCGTCGCGCAGACCCTGCTGCGCGATCTGCGGCCGGCTACCGGCGCCCACCGCGGCCTGCCGGAGGCGACGGCCGTCCGCCTCGCCCGCCGGGAACTGCCGCGCTGCCAGCTCGTCGTACGCCTGGCCGCACCCGAGGCGCTGTGCCTGGCCAGGTCGTTCGCGCTGGCCGTCCACCTGTCGGTGCTCGGACTGCCGGCCGAGACCGTCATCGCCCGGCAGCGATCGTCGATCGGCGCCCGGTTCGCCTTTCACTCCTGGACCGAGTTGTACGGCGAGGTCCTCAACGACGTCCCGGTCGTCCAGAGCGGCCATACAGTGCTGCAACGGGTCGGCTGCACCGCGCTGCAACGGGTCGGCTGCACCGCCCTCCGCCGACCGGACTGA
- a CDS encoding PqqD family peptide modification chaperone: protein MTLIRLAEQTVFDPADGTGVLLDTAEGVYFELNPTATLILEASLRCETYDEAVRDLAERIDATDGELREGITSLAAQLTESRLAEPGGVSP, encoded by the coding sequence ATGACGCTGATCCGCCTCGCCGAACAGACCGTCTTCGATCCCGCCGACGGTACGGGTGTCCTCCTCGACACCGCCGAAGGCGTCTACTTCGAGCTGAACCCCACCGCGACGCTCATCCTGGAAGCGTCCCTGCGCTGCGAGACGTACGACGAAGCCGTCCGCGACCTCGCGGAACGCATCGACGCCACGGACGGCGAACTGCGCGAAGGCATCACGTCGCTCGCCGCCCAGCTCACCGAGAGCCGCCTCGCCGAGCCGGGCGGCGTATCGCCGTGA